The Impatiens glandulifera chromosome 3, dImpGla2.1, whole genome shotgun sequence genome contains a region encoding:
- the LOC124932334 gene encoding ornithine decarboxylase-like: MVNEVDSTPIDVVSVGVNGKRVTEIPKDTTGIKDFIKSIILSNPDSTKEPFFVLDLGLVKSLMDKWTQKLPSIRPFYAVKCNPDPWLVAYMASLGANFDCASQAEIELVISLGVSPDRIIFANPCKPESHILYAAEVGVRITTFDSIYEVEKIKRCCFPAGCQLLIRVKAPDDASTSMYPLGAKYGALPHEVEPLLKAAESVGLDVVGVSFHVGSGATDCRTYHSAISAARDVFDTADKLGLPKMRVLNIGGGFTPGPMFDDAAEAVKFGIQTYFHDRMTGLEIIAEPGRYFVEWAFTLAASVIGKRVRGELREYYINDGVYGSLNCIINDRYAVVTIEPLTIIMALESDPDNPTHGSTVFGPTCDAQDTVAKNYQLPEMEIGDCLVFPNRGAYSSALASNFNGFKAFGISTHLVYSRRC; encoded by the coding sequence ATGGTGAATGAAGTGGATTCTACGCCCATTGATGTGGTCTCAGTGGGCGTTAATGGAAAGAGAGTTACAGAGATTCCTAAAGATACTACTGGGATTAAGGATTTCATAAAGTCCATTATTCTTTCTAATCCGGACTCGACCAAGGAGCCCTTTTTCGTTCTGGACTTGGGGCTGGTCAAGTCCCTCATGGATAAATGGACCCAAAAGCTCCCCTCCATCCGCCCTTTCTACGCCGTCAAATGCAACCCCGACCCTTGGTTAGTGGCCTACATGGCAAGCCTGGGCGCAAACTTCGACTGCGCCAGCCAAGCAGAGATCGAACTGGTCATTTCCCTCGGCGTCTCCCCAGATCGGATCATATTCGCCAACCCCTGCAAACCCGAGTCCCACATTCTCTACGCAGCTGAGGTGGGAGTCAGGATAACAACTTTTGACTCGATTTACGAGGTGGAAAAGATCAAGAGGTGTTGTTTCCCAGCAGGTTGCCAGCTCTTAATCCGGGTCAAAGCCCCGGATGATGCGTCGACGTCCATGTACCCGTTGGGTGCGAAATACGGAGCCTTACCTCATGAAGTGGAGCCCCTCCTGAAAGCCGCTGAAAGTGTTGGGTTAGACGTTGTGGGGGTATCTTTCCATGTTGGAAGCGGTGCCACCGACTGTCGAACCTATCACTCGGCTATTTCGGCCGCCCGGGATGTCTTTGACACAGCCGATAAGCTAGGGTTGCCAAAGATGCGGGTCCTCAACATTGGGGGTGGCTTTACCCCCGGCCCTATGTTTGACGACGCGGCCGAAGCCGTAAAGTTTGGGATCCAAACCTATTTCCATGACCGGATGACTGGCCTGGAAATAATTGCTGAGCCAGGACGGTACTTCGTGGAATGGGCGTTCACACTGGCTGCGAGTGTCATTGGGAAGCGTGTGAGGGGCGAGCTGAGAGAGTACTATATTAACGACGGAGTTTACGGGTCATTAAACTGCATAATAAACGACCGCTATGCAGTTGTCACAATTGAGccattaacaataataatggCCTTGGAGTCCGACCCGGACAATCCAACCCACGGGTCAACGGTGTTTGGGCCGACTTGCGATGCACAAGATACGGTGGCAAAGAACTACCAGTTGCCGGAGATGGAAATCGGAGACTGTTTGGTGTTCCCGAACCGGGGCGCATATTCCTCAGCTCTTGCCTCCAATTTCAACGGCTTTAAAGCTTTCGGAATTTCGACCCATCTGGTTTATTCCAGGCGttgttaa
- the LOC124932163 gene encoding ornithine decarboxylase-like translates to MVVANEVNCMPILASIGVNGKRVTELPKEIGIKDFMKSIIASDPDTKEKKEPFFVLDLGLVKSLMDKWTKNLPTVRPFYAVKCNPDPCFLAYMASLGSNFDCASQAEIELVISLGVSPDRIIFANPCKAESHIRYAAKVGVMRSTFDSVYEVEKMKKCFPGGQLLIRVKAPDDASAMSPLGAKYGALPDEVEPLLKAAQSAGIDVVGVSFHVGSGTTDYSAYHSAISVARGVFDTAAKLGLPKMRVLNIGGGFSAGPQFVNASDAVKFGIQTYFEDQEDDDDDDDSLEIIAEPGRYFAECPFTLAASVIGKRVRGDLREYYINDGIYGSLCCLLNKHSVLTFEPLALESDPDNIPTRSGSTTTHRSTVFGPTCDALDTLAKNYSLPEMEVGDWLLFPNRGAYSAACASNFNGFKAVGISTHLVYSNNHS, encoded by the coding sequence ATGGTTGTGGCGAACGAGGTGAATTGTATGCCCATATTGGCCTCAATTGGTGTAAATGGAAAGAGAGTTACGGAGCTTCCCAAAGAAATTGGGATTAAGGATTTCATGAAGTCTATTATTGCTTCCGACCCTGACACCAAGGAGAAGAAGGAGCCGTTTTTCGTTCTGGACTTGGGGCTGGTCAAGTCCCTCATGGATAAATGGACCAAAAACCTCCCCACCGTCCGCCCGTTCTACGCCGTCAAATGCAACCCCGACCCTTGCTTTCTCGCCTACATGGCAAGCCTGGGCTCAAACTTCGACTGCGCCAGCCAAGCAGAGATCGAACTGGTCATTTCCCTCGGCGTCTCCCCAGATCGGATCATATTCGCCAACCCCTGCAAGGCCGAGTCCCACATTCGCTATGCAGCGAAGGTGGGAGTGATGAGAAGCACTTTTGATTCAGTATACGAGGTGGAAAAGATGAAAAAATGTTTCCCGGGTGGCCAGCTCTTAATCCGGGTGAAAGCCCCGGATGATGCGTCGGCCATGAGCCCTTTGGGTGCGAAATACGGAGCCCTGCCTGATGAAGTGGAGCCCCTCCTGAAAGCCGCTCAAAGTGCTGGGATAGACGTTGTGGGGGTATCTTTCCATGTTGGAAGCGGTACCACCGACTATAGTGCCTACCACTCGGCCATTTCGGTCGCCAGGGGTGTCTTTGATACAGCCGCTAAACTAGGGTTGCCAAAGATGAGGGTCCTCAACATTGGGGGTGGCTTCTCCGCCGGGCCTCAATTTGTCAATGCCTCGGACGCCGTAAAGTTTGGGATCCAAACCTATTTCGAGGATcaggaagatgatgatgatgatgatgatagtcTTGAAATAATTGCTGAGCCAGGAAGGTACTTTGCCGAGTGCCCCTTCACGCTGGCGGCGAGTGTCATCGGGAAGCGTGTGAGAGGTGACCTCAGAGAGTACTATATCAACGACGGAATATACGGATCATTATGCTGCCTACTAAACAAGCATTCAGTTCTCACATTTGAGCCATTGGCATTGGAGTCCGACCCGGATAATATTCCAACCAGATCCGGATCAACGACGACCCACAGGTCCACGGTTTTTGGGCCCACTTGCGATGCACTTGATACATTGGCAAAGAACTACTCGTTGCCTGAGATGGAAGTCGGAGACTGGCTGCTGTTCCCGAACCGGGGCGCATATTCGGCGGCTTGTGCCTCCAATTTCAACGGCTTCAAAGCTGTTGGAATTTCCACTCATTTGGTTTACTCCAACAACCATTCCTAG